Proteins encoded within one genomic window of Chitinophaga parva:
- a CDS encoding DUF4959 domain-containing protein, with product MKFQKYIPHCMGLLFLGALLFNNACRKIDGYNDIVSNDKTKPGPVTSVKVSNFNGGAYITYALPDSKNILYVEANYAISDKKTRQTKSSYYSDSITVSGFAKSQDYKVTLYVVSRANVKSDSVVVTVHPDTPPYQLVYASLAAQNAFGGVNIKAVNKTRNAVGIVSLLPNANTNSLDIEDQHYSTADSINYTLRGYDTLPKPFGFYVTDEWGNISDTLFSTIHPIYETLMDKQLFQPFVLPTDVPNYQNGYFNLSNLWNNNNGEPGYNTQQPILKSDSKPFIWPAWATFDMGQSARLSRYMFWFRTGGSNEFVWTSGSPQTWVIWGRNDTPVDEVMPADTTQLPAVGQATAGGWINMGKFNAPPRPPHNPLTNEDLATWAAGFNFDLSIDLPKVRYLRLECFHTMGGTDNYFGIMEMSVYGNPK from the coding sequence ATGAAATTTCAAAAATATATTCCACACTGCATGGGCCTGTTGTTCCTGGGGGCGCTGCTCTTTAACAACGCCTGCAGGAAAATAGACGGCTACAACGATATTGTATCCAACGATAAGACCAAACCAGGCCCTGTAACGTCGGTGAAGGTGAGCAACTTTAACGGGGGCGCCTACATCACTTACGCACTGCCCGATTCCAAAAATATCCTGTACGTGGAGGCTAACTATGCCATCAGTGATAAGAAGACCCGCCAGACAAAATCTTCCTATTACTCTGATAGCATTACCGTAAGCGGGTTTGCCAAAAGCCAGGATTATAAAGTAACATTGTACGTGGTGTCCAGGGCCAACGTGAAATCCGATTCCGTAGTGGTGACCGTGCACCCCGATACACCGCCCTACCAGCTGGTATATGCATCCCTGGCGGCGCAGAATGCCTTTGGTGGCGTAAACATCAAAGCGGTGAATAAAACCCGGAACGCCGTGGGCATTGTAAGCCTGCTGCCCAATGCCAACACCAACTCCCTGGACATTGAAGACCAGCATTACAGCACCGCGGATTCCATTAATTACACCCTGCGCGGTTATGACACACTGCCCAAACCATTTGGCTTTTACGTAACGGATGAATGGGGCAATATTTCAGACACGCTGTTCAGCACCATCCACCCCATCTATGAAACCCTTATGGACAAGCAACTGTTCCAGCCTTTTGTATTGCCCACGGATGTACCCAACTACCAGAACGGCTATTTTAACCTGAGCAATCTTTGGAACAACAACAACGGAGAGCCCGGCTACAATACGCAGCAGCCCATCCTCAAATCAGATTCCAAGCCTTTCATATGGCCGGCATGGGCCACGTTTGACATGGGCCAGTCCGCGCGCCTGAGCCGCTATATGTTCTGGTTCAGGACCGGTGGCAGCAACGAGTTCGTATGGACCTCCGGATCGCCGCAAACGTGGGTGATATGGGGCCGCAATGACACCCCGGTAGATGAAGTGATGCCTGCCGACACCACGCAGCTGCCAGCCGTAGGCCAGGCCACCGCCGGTGGATGGATCAACATGGGCAAGTTCAACGCGCCGCCCAGGCCCCCGCACAACCCGCTTACCAACGAGGACCTGGCCACCTGGGCCGCGGGCTTCAACTTTGATCTTTCCATA